One Streptomyces sp. B21-105 genomic region harbors:
- a CDS encoding hemerythrin domain-containing protein — MCEYCGCQSLASIDELTREHDEVVRLISHLRPARQDGDVDRMAQIAREITIVLDPHTRVEEYGLFPAMAVDFPEQIAALEAEHRRIEVVLAEAADGATPSDPTWPDRLIEAMALLRDHILKEQDGVFPAALANLSTEEWEAVERARAQAGGALSRPAV; from the coding sequence GTGTGCGAGTACTGCGGCTGCCAGTCGCTGGCGTCGATCGACGAGCTGACCCGCGAGCACGACGAGGTCGTCCGCCTGATCAGCCACCTCCGCCCGGCCCGCCAGGACGGTGACGTGGACCGGATGGCTCAGATCGCCCGCGAGATCACCATCGTGCTCGACCCGCACACACGGGTCGAGGAGTACGGCCTGTTCCCCGCGATGGCAGTGGACTTCCCCGAGCAGATCGCCGCCCTGGAAGCCGAGCACCGCCGTATCGAGGTGGTGCTGGCCGAGGCCGCCGACGGCGCGACACCCTCGGACCCGACCTGGCCGGACCGGCTCATCGAGGCGATGGCCCTGCTGCGCGATCACATCCTCAAGGAGCAGGACGGGGTCTTCCCGGCCGCGCTGGCCAACCTCAGCACCGAGGAGTGGGAAGCGGTCGAGAGGGCGCGCGCGCAGGCAGGCGGTGCCCTGTCCCGGCCGGCCGTCTGA
- the narJ gene encoding nitrate reductase molybdenum cofactor assembly chaperone has protein sequence MKQKTTRAARTESWHSHAWQAQSLLLAYPDDQFEQRLALAGQVTATLPEPVARPLLRFTTHAGRTATADLATSYVATFDHRKRCCPYLTYYAHGDTRKRGIGLLRLKQTYAAAGWRLGDDELPDHLAVVLEFAATEPGTGARLLTEHRAGLELLRLALTDDGSPWAHVLDSVSATLPALAGDDREAVMRLAAQGPPEEQVGLDPYASPVFLPDPVVGGPR, from the coding sequence ATGAAACAGAAGACCACGCGCGCGGCCCGCACCGAGTCCTGGCACTCCCACGCCTGGCAGGCCCAGTCCCTGCTGCTCGCCTACCCCGACGACCAGTTCGAGCAGCGCCTGGCGCTGGCCGGTCAGGTCACCGCCACCCTGCCGGAACCCGTCGCCCGCCCCCTCCTCCGCTTCACCACGCACGCCGGGCGGACCGCCACCGCCGACTTGGCCACCTCCTACGTCGCCACCTTCGACCACCGCAAACGCTGCTGCCCCTATCTGACGTACTACGCCCACGGCGACACCCGGAAGCGTGGCATCGGCCTGCTGCGGTTGAAGCAGACCTATGCGGCGGCCGGCTGGCGCCTGGGCGACGACGAGCTGCCCGACCACCTCGCCGTTGTCCTCGAGTTCGCCGCCACCGAACCGGGCACGGGAGCGCGTCTGCTCACCGAACACCGTGCCGGCCTGGAACTCCTGCGCCTGGCCCTGACCGACGACGGCTCGCCCTGGGCTCACGTCCTGGACTCCGTCTCGGCCACCCTGCCCGCCCTCGCCGGCGACGACCGCGAGGCGGTCATGCGCCTGGCCGCCCAGGGCCCGCCCGAGGAGCAGGTCGGCCTCGATCCGTACGCATCCCCCGTGTTCCTGCCCGACCCCGTCGTAGGAGGTCCCCGATGA
- the narH gene encoding nitrate reductase subunit beta, whose product MRVMAQMAMVMNLDKCIGCHTCSVTCKQAWTNRTGVEYVWFNNVETRPGQGYPRRYEDQDKWRGGWELNKKGRLALKAGGRFKKLIQIFSNPVLPSLDDYYEPWTYDYETLTNAPLQEHTPVARPKSLISGKDMKIAWSANWDDDLGGSAATSEKDVLLNQVSEKIKFEFEQTFMFYLPRICEHCLNPSCAASCPSGAIYKREEDGIVLVDQDRCRGWRMCVTGCPYKKVYFNHRTGKAEKCTFCFPRVEVGLPTVCSETCVGRLRYIGLVLYDADRVLEAASTPDDTGLYEAQRQVFLDPDDPQVIAAAEKAGIPRDWIEAAQRSPIHALINTYKVALPLHPEYRTMPMVWYIPPLSPVVDAVRDTGRDAEDHQNLFAAVESLRIPVDYLAQLFTAGDPAPVDAVLRRLAAMRAYMRDINLGREPDAAIPKAVGMGEEQMYDMYRLLALAKYDERYVIPPAHAEQAHKLEELATECSLDYEGGPGMGGSGPFGETSGGAAPIAVENFHALRDRQTADTPATPSDKATRVNLLNWDGKSSPPGLFPDKPSGSGVGAAGDGEVEPKP is encoded by the coding sequence ATGCGCGTGATGGCTCAGATGGCGATGGTGATGAACCTCGACAAGTGCATCGGCTGCCACACCTGCTCGGTCACCTGCAAGCAGGCGTGGACCAACCGCACCGGCGTCGAGTATGTGTGGTTCAACAACGTCGAGACCCGCCCCGGCCAGGGCTACCCCCGCCGCTACGAGGACCAGGACAAGTGGCGCGGCGGCTGGGAGCTGAACAAGAAGGGCCGTCTCGCGCTGAAGGCGGGCGGCCGGTTCAAGAAGCTGATCCAGATCTTCTCCAACCCCGTCCTGCCGTCCCTGGACGACTACTACGAGCCCTGGACCTACGACTACGAGACGCTCACCAACGCCCCGCTGCAGGAGCACACCCCGGTTGCCCGCCCCAAGTCCCTGATCTCCGGCAAGGACATGAAGATCGCCTGGTCGGCGAACTGGGACGACGACCTCGGCGGATCGGCCGCGACCAGCGAGAAGGACGTGCTGCTCAACCAGGTCTCGGAGAAGATCAAGTTCGAGTTCGAGCAGACCTTCATGTTCTATCTGCCGCGGATCTGCGAGCACTGCCTCAACCCGTCCTGCGCGGCGTCCTGCCCCTCCGGCGCCATCTACAAGCGGGAGGAGGACGGCATCGTCCTGGTCGACCAGGACCGCTGCCGGGGCTGGCGCATGTGCGTGACGGGCTGCCCGTACAAGAAGGTGTACTTCAACCACCGCACCGGCAAGGCCGAGAAGTGCACCTTCTGCTTCCCGCGCGTCGAGGTGGGCCTGCCCACCGTCTGCTCCGAGACCTGTGTCGGCCGGCTGCGCTACATCGGCCTCGTCCTCTACGACGCCGACCGCGTCCTGGAAGCCGCCTCCACACCCGACGACACCGGACTGTACGAAGCCCAGCGACAGGTCTTCCTTGACCCCGACGACCCTCAGGTCATCGCCGCAGCCGAGAAGGCGGGCATCCCCCGGGACTGGATCGAAGCCGCCCAGCGCTCACCGATCCACGCACTGATCAACACGTACAAGGTGGCCCTGCCTCTGCACCCGGAGTACCGGACGATGCCCATGGTCTGGTACATTCCGCCGCTGTCGCCGGTGGTCGACGCCGTCCGTGACACCGGCCGCGACGCCGAGGATCACCAGAACCTGTTCGCGGCCGTCGAGTCCCTGCGTATCCCCGTCGACTACCTCGCCCAGCTGTTCACCGCGGGCGACCCGGCACCGGTTGACGCGGTCCTGCGCCGGCTGGCAGCGATGCGGGCGTACATGCGTGACATCAACCTCGGCCGCGAGCCCGATGCCGCGATCCCGAAGGCCGTGGGCATGGGCGAAGAACAGATGTACGACATGTATCGGCTGCTGGCCCTGGCCAAGTACGACGAGCGGTACGTCATTCCGCCCGCGCACGCCGAACAGGCCCACAAACTCGAAGAGTTGGCCACCGAGTGCAGCCTCGACTACGAGGGCGGCCCCGGCATGGGCGGCTCGGGCCCCTTCGGTGAGACCTCCGGCGGTGCCGCCCCGATCGCGGTGGAGAACTTCCACGCCCTGCGCGACCGGCAGACCGCCGACACCCCGGCCACGCCCAGCGACAAGGCCACCCGAGTCAACCTCCTCAACTGGGACGGCAAAAGCTCCCCTCCCGGCCTGTTCCCGGACAAACCATCCGGCAGCGGCGTCGGCGCGGCCGGCGACGGGGAGGTCGAGCCGAAACCATGA
- a CDS encoding sensor histidine kinase codes for MAESPAQGRRGGPAAPQLRLDELLEGLQAQVERVRAARDRVHTLLDAVLTIGTDLDLDVVLRRITESAVTLVDAQYGALGVLGEEGKIRQFITVGMDEDTIRAIGHYPEGHGILGLLIREPEPLRLANLGRHSDSVGFPAGHPPMTTFLGAPVRVRDQVFGNLYLTDKRGGSEFDDDDEAVLRTLAAAAGVAIDNARLYEGSRRREQWLAASSELTRSLLSGTDPDQVLHQVAATVRTLSGADLVTLAVRFDGGEELVIEAADGEGAEQVRGLVLPATTLAAKVYHSNQRISSSALSAEPQAGGGSAAQLGLGPGFLLPLGGGENVRGVLQVANLPGGAEFSDATMAMIDSFADQAALALEIAEHRREAEHLVVLTDRDRIARDLHDLAIQRLFASGLTLNSVLGRISDRPEVAERVQRVVDDLDDTIKTVRGTIYALHERDRSDSRGGLRARLLAETDQAADVLGFTPALRMTGLLDTDVPADHAEHLLAVLRETLSNAARHAHATAVEVTAETDGRRLHLRVADNGSGIDPAVTRRSGLDNLRRRATDLGGGFTLTPNEPTGTIAEWTVPLPTQTDA; via the coding sequence ATGGCGGAGAGTCCAGCGCAGGGGCGCAGGGGCGGCCCGGCGGCACCCCAGTTGCGGCTGGATGAGTTGCTGGAGGGCCTGCAGGCGCAGGTGGAGCGGGTTCGCGCGGCCAGGGACCGGGTGCACACGCTGCTGGACGCGGTCCTCACCATCGGCACCGATCTGGATCTCGACGTGGTGCTGCGGCGGATCACCGAGTCCGCGGTCACCCTGGTGGACGCCCAGTACGGGGCCCTCGGCGTGCTGGGCGAGGAAGGGAAGATCCGGCAGTTCATCACGGTCGGCATGGACGAGGACACCATCCGTGCCATCGGCCATTATCCCGAGGGCCATGGCATCCTGGGACTCCTGATCAGGGAGCCGGAGCCGCTGCGCCTGGCCAACCTGGGCCGCCACTCCGACTCGGTCGGCTTCCCCGCGGGGCATCCGCCGATGACCACCTTCCTGGGCGCGCCGGTGCGCGTGCGCGACCAGGTCTTCGGAAACCTGTACCTGACCGACAAGCGCGGAGGGTCGGAGTTCGACGACGATGACGAGGCGGTGCTGCGTACGCTCGCGGCCGCGGCCGGTGTGGCCATCGACAACGCCCGCCTGTACGAGGGCTCCCGGCGCCGGGAGCAGTGGCTGGCGGCGAGCAGCGAACTGACCCGCAGCCTGCTGTCGGGCACCGACCCGGACCAGGTTCTGCATCAGGTCGCCGCCACCGTCCGGACGCTGTCCGGCGCCGACCTGGTGACGCTGGCGGTACGGTTCGACGGCGGCGAGGAGCTGGTGATCGAGGCCGCCGACGGCGAGGGCGCCGAGCAGGTGCGAGGACTGGTCCTGCCGGCCACCACACTGGCCGCGAAGGTCTACCACTCCAACCAGCGGATCAGCAGCAGTGCGCTGTCCGCCGAGCCGCAGGCCGGTGGCGGTTCAGCGGCACAGCTGGGCCTGGGGCCGGGGTTCCTGCTCCCTCTCGGCGGCGGCGAGAACGTGCGCGGAGTTTTGCAGGTGGCCAACCTGCCCGGCGGCGCGGAGTTCTCCGACGCCACCATGGCCATGATCGACAGCTTTGCCGACCAGGCCGCACTCGCCCTGGAGATCGCCGAGCACCGGCGCGAGGCCGAACACCTTGTGGTCCTGACCGACCGCGACCGCATCGCTCGCGACCTGCACGACCTTGCCATCCAACGGCTCTTCGCCTCCGGCCTGACCCTCAATTCCGTACTCGGCCGGATTTCCGACCGGCCCGAGGTGGCCGAGCGCGTCCAGCGCGTGGTCGACGACCTCGACGACACCATCAAGACCGTACGAGGCACGATCTACGCGCTGCACGAGCGCGACCGCTCCGACAGCCGCGGCGGGCTGCGCGCAAGGCTTCTGGCCGAGACCGACCAGGCCGCCGACGTGCTCGGCTTCACTCCCGCCCTGCGCATGACCGGCCTGCTCGACACCGACGTGCCCGCGGACCATGCCGAGCACCTGCTCGCTGTCCTGCGCGAGACGCTCTCCAACGCCGCCCGGCACGCGCACGCCACCGCCGTCGAGGTCACCGCCGAGACGGACGGCCGACGGCTCCACCTGCGCGTCGCCGACAACGGCAGCGGCATCGACCCGGCCGTCACCCGGCGCAGCGGCCTGGACAACCTCCGTCGGCGCGCCACCGACCTCGGTGGCGGCTTCACTCTCACGCCGAACGAACCCACCGGCACCATCGCGGAATGGACCGTGCCTCTCCCCACGCAGACGGACGCCTGA
- a CDS encoding IS110 family transposase, with protein sequence MTTRQRSTSSSMNPSVRGEVVLGVDTHGEVHVAAVLSPLGKVLGTESFPATAAGYRRLLAWAGELGTVRRAGVEGTGTFGAGLARYLLAQQVEVYEVNRPDRSARRLLGKSDPLDAQAAARAVLSGRARARAKSGDGPVHSARIFKLAKDSAVKARTQAINQLKAVLVIADPALRERLTSLGNAELFRTCARLGPPDDEGEEDAVAQATQMTLSMLAQRIEQLTAQINELNQRLIRLVERHAPQLLVPVGIGPDSAATLLITMGDNPERLNTEASFAALCGVSPIEYSSGRRSTRRLNYGGDRQANAALHRIVFTRLRHDPRTQAYFERRTQEGKTRREIIRCLKRYAAREVFNLVRPVSSAPAL encoded by the coding sequence ATGACGACCAGACAGCGCAGCACCTCCTCCAGCATGAATCCTTCCGTTCGGGGCGAGGTCGTCCTGGGCGTGGACACGCACGGCGAGGTTCATGTTGCCGCCGTGCTCTCTCCGCTGGGGAAGGTCCTGGGAACCGAGTCCTTTCCGGCCACGGCGGCCGGCTACCGTCGGCTGCTCGCCTGGGCCGGCGAGCTGGGGACGGTGCGCCGGGCCGGTGTGGAGGGCACCGGCACCTTCGGCGCGGGCCTGGCCCGTTACCTGCTGGCGCAGCAGGTCGAGGTATATGAGGTGAACCGGCCGGATCGCTCGGCCCGTCGGCTGCTGGGGAAGTCGGACCCGCTCGACGCGCAGGCCGCCGCGCGGGCCGTGCTCAGCGGTCGCGCCCGGGCCCGGGCCAAGTCCGGCGACGGTCCGGTGCACAGCGCCCGGATCTTCAAGCTCGCCAAGGACTCCGCGGTCAAGGCTCGTACCCAGGCGATCAACCAGCTCAAGGCCGTCCTGGTCATCGCCGATCCCGCACTGCGGGAACGGCTGACCAGCCTCGGCAACGCCGAACTCTTCCGCACCTGCGCGCGCCTCGGCCCACCCGACGATGAAGGAGAAGAGGACGCGGTGGCCCAGGCCACCCAGATGACCCTGAGCATGCTCGCCCAGCGCATCGAACAGCTCACCGCGCAGATCAATGAGCTGAACCAGCGCCTGATCCGGCTCGTCGAACGCCACGCCCCACAGCTGCTCGTACCGGTGGGCATCGGCCCGGACAGCGCCGCCACTCTCCTGATCACCATGGGAGACAATCCCGAGCGGCTGAACACCGAGGCGTCCTTTGCTGCCCTTTGCGGAGTCAGCCCCATCGAGTACTCCTCTGGCCGGCGGAGCACGCGTCGGCTCAACTACGGCGGCGACCGCCAGGCGAACGCCGCCCTGCACCGCATCGTCTTCACCCGGCTGCGCCACGACCCCCGCACCCAGGCGTACTTCGAACGCCGCACGCAGGAGGGCAAGACCCGACGTGAGATCATCCGATGCCTCAAGCGGTATGCCGCCCGAGAGGTCTTCAACCTGGTCAGACCGGTTTCCAGCGCCCCCGCGTTATAG
- the narI gene encoding respiratory nitrate reductase subunit gamma: MTAPAQPLTLAAETGTGGILLWVVLPYVVLAVFVLGHVWRYRYDKFGWTTRSSQLYERRLLRVGSPLFHFGILVVLLGHIGGLVIPESWTEEVGISEDAYHVSAVVLGTIAGVATVGGLAILIYRRRTVGPVFSATTRNDKAMYVSLTVTIALGLAATVAANIVGGGYNYRETISPWFRSIFYLQPDPALMAEAPVLFQLHAISALLLFAAWPFTRLVHMLTAPLGYLTRPYIVYRSRDTQLGARAPRRGWDRVGS, encoded by the coding sequence ATGACTGCGCCCGCGCAACCCCTCACCCTGGCGGCCGAGACGGGCACCGGCGGCATTCTGCTGTGGGTCGTGCTGCCGTACGTCGTCCTCGCGGTGTTCGTGCTCGGCCATGTCTGGCGCTACCGCTACGACAAGTTCGGCTGGACCACCCGCTCCTCCCAGCTGTACGAGAGGCGGCTGCTGCGCGTCGGCAGCCCGCTGTTCCACTTCGGGATCCTGGTCGTACTCCTCGGCCACATCGGCGGCCTGGTCATTCCGGAGAGCTGGACCGAAGAGGTCGGTATCAGCGAGGACGCCTACCACGTGTCGGCCGTTGTCCTCGGGACGATCGCGGGCGTCGCCACCGTGGGCGGACTGGCCATCCTGATCTACCGACGCCGCACCGTCGGGCCCGTGTTCTCAGCCACCACCCGCAATGACAAGGCCATGTACGTCTCCCTGACGGTGACCATCGCCCTGGGCCTGGCCGCCACGGTGGCCGCGAACATCGTGGGCGGCGGCTACAACTACCGGGAAACGATCTCCCCCTGGTTCCGCTCCATCTTCTACCTCCAGCCCGACCCCGCCCTGATGGCCGAAGCCCCGGTGCTCTTCCAACTTCACGCGATCAGCGCCCTCCTGCTGTTCGCGGCTTGGCCGTTCACCCGGCTCGTGCACATGCTCACCGCACCGCTCGGCTACCTCACCCGCCCCTACATCGTCTACCGCAGTCGCGACACTCAGCTCGGCGCCCGCGCCCCGCGCCGTGGCTGGGACCGCGTGGGATCATGA
- a CDS encoding nitrate reductase subunit alpha yields the protein MSTETSGKQTRAGLDGELAEALVRSRRFFTRAEVSDDLRTLHRKGGRQADDFYRDRWSHDKVVRSTHGVNCTGSCSWKVYVKDGIITWEAQQTDYPSVGPDRPEYEPRGCPRGAAFSWYTYSPTRVRYPYVRGVLLQMYREAKARLGDPVAAWADIVSDPERARRYKKARGKGGLVRASWDEAVEMVAAAHVHTIKEYGPDRLAGFSPIPAMSMVSHAAGARFYSLLGGAMLSFYDWYADLPVASPQVFGDQTDVPESGDWWDAGYLIMWGSNLPVTRTPDAHWMAEARYRGQKVVAVSPDYADNVKFADEWLAAQPGTDGALAMAMGHVILKEFFVDRATPQFTDYVKKYTDLPFLVALDEVEGEPDTFTPGKFLTAADLGGEYARAEHAEFRTVLLDAATGRPVVPNGTLGDRYGEAGAGKWNLDLGDIQPLLSAEGGEEAPVAVALARFDAPDGSAALLRRGVPVQRVAGRLVTTVYDLLLAQYGVARDGLPGRWPSSYEDAEEPYTPAWQAAITGVEAGKAARIAREFAANAEESGGRSMIIMGAGTNHWFHSDTIYRAFLTLTTLTGCQGVNGGGWAHYVGQEKVRPITGYSAIATAGDWNRPARQMIQTAYWYLHADQFRYDPFSADTLAAAGPRTGGPFAGKTTADVIAQSARMGWMPSYPTFDRNPLDLADEAEAAGRPVAEHVVDELKAGRLRFAGEDPDAPENFPRVLTIWRANLLGSSAKGNEYFLKHLLGADHSVRATEAPPDARPRDVVWREEAPEGKLDLLLTLDFRMTSTTVFSDIVLPAATWYEKHDLSSTDMHPFVHAFNPAIAPPWQTRTDWDAFHTIAKEFSRQAADHLGVRKDVVAAALQHDTPDEMANPHGRVLDWKAGECEPVPGRTMPKLVTVERDYAAVADKMAALGPLLDTLGATTKGVTFKVDRELEYLRHKNGTVRGGTADGRPSIARDTHACEAILALSGTTNGHLATQGFRTLEARTGTQLADLAAEHEGKQITFADTQAAPVPVITSPEWSGSETGGRRYSPFTINVERLKPWHTLTGRQHFYLDHDWMTALGEQLPVYRPPLNMHALFDEPRIGETGELGVTVRYLTPHNKWSIHSEYQDNLFMLSLSRGGPTIWMSTQDAAKVGVKDNDWVEAVNRNGVVAARAIVSHRMPEGTVYMHHAQDRLIDVPRTETTGRRGGIHNSLTRLLIKPSHLIGGYAQLSYAFNYLGPTGNQRDEVTVIRRRSNQEVTY from the coding sequence GTGAGCACGGAGACCAGCGGGAAACAGACGCGGGCGGGCCTGGACGGCGAATTGGCGGAGGCGCTGGTGCGCAGCCGCCGGTTCTTCACCAGGGCGGAGGTCTCCGACGATCTTCGCACCCTGCACCGGAAGGGCGGCCGTCAGGCGGACGATTTCTACCGGGACCGCTGGTCGCACGACAAGGTGGTGCGCTCCACCCACGGCGTGAACTGCACCGGCTCGTGCTCGTGGAAGGTGTACGTCAAGGACGGCATCATCACCTGGGAGGCGCAGCAGACCGACTACCCCTCGGTCGGCCCGGACCGCCCCGAGTACGAGCCGCGCGGCTGCCCGCGCGGGGCTGCCTTCTCCTGGTACACCTACTCGCCCACCCGGGTGCGCTACCCGTACGTGCGTGGCGTGCTGCTGCAGATGTACCGGGAGGCCAAGGCCCGCCTCGGCGACCCGGTCGCGGCCTGGGCGGACATCGTCTCCGACCCCGAGCGCGCCCGTCGCTACAAGAAGGCGCGCGGCAAGGGCGGCCTGGTGCGGGCGAGCTGGGACGAGGCGGTGGAGATGGTCGCCGCCGCGCACGTGCACACCATCAAGGAGTACGGACCCGACCGGCTGGCCGGGTTCTCCCCGATCCCGGCGATGTCGATGGTCTCGCACGCGGCCGGGGCCCGTTTCTACTCGCTGCTCGGCGGGGCGATGCTGTCGTTCTACGACTGGTACGCCGACCTGCCGGTCGCCTCCCCGCAGGTCTTCGGCGACCAGACGGACGTCCCGGAGTCGGGGGACTGGTGGGACGCCGGCTATCTGATCATGTGGGGTTCCAACCTGCCGGTGACCCGCACCCCGGACGCGCACTGGATGGCCGAGGCCCGCTACCGGGGTCAGAAGGTCGTCGCCGTGTCGCCCGACTACGCGGACAACGTGAAGTTCGCCGACGAGTGGCTCGCCGCCCAGCCCGGCACCGACGGCGCCCTCGCCATGGCCATGGGACACGTGATCCTCAAGGAGTTCTTCGTCGACCGGGCCACGCCGCAGTTCACCGACTACGTCAAGAAGTACACGGATCTGCCTTTCCTGGTGGCCCTGGACGAGGTCGAGGGCGAGCCGGACACGTTCACGCCGGGCAAGTTCCTGACCGCCGCCGACCTGGGTGGCGAGTATGCGCGGGCCGAGCACGCGGAGTTCCGCACTGTGCTGCTGGACGCGGCCACCGGCCGGCCGGTGGTGCCCAACGGAACGCTCGGCGACCGTTACGGCGAGGCAGGCGCCGGCAAGTGGAACCTCGACCTCGGCGACATCCAGCCGTTGCTGTCCGCCGAGGGCGGCGAGGAGGCGCCGGTCGCCGTCGCCCTGGCCCGCTTCGACGCCCCTGACGGCAGCGCGGCGCTCCTGCGGCGCGGCGTACCGGTTCAGCGGGTCGCCGGGCGGCTGGTGACCACGGTGTACGACCTCCTGCTCGCCCAGTACGGAGTGGCTCGCGACGGCCTGCCCGGCCGGTGGCCGTCCTCCTACGAGGACGCGGAGGAGCCGTACACCCCGGCCTGGCAGGCGGCGATCACCGGAGTGGAGGCCGGGAAGGCGGCGCGGATCGCGCGGGAGTTCGCGGCCAACGCCGAGGAGTCCGGCGGCCGTTCGATGATCATCATGGGGGCGGGCACCAACCACTGGTTCCACTCCGACACCATCTACCGCGCGTTCTTGACGTTGACCACGCTGACCGGCTGTCAGGGCGTCAACGGCGGCGGCTGGGCGCACTACGTCGGTCAGGAGAAGGTCCGTCCGATCACCGGCTACTCGGCGATCGCGACCGCCGGCGACTGGAACCGGCCGGCCCGGCAGATGATCCAGACCGCCTACTGGTACCTGCATGCCGACCAGTTCCGCTACGACCCGTTCTCCGCCGACACCCTCGCCGCGGCCGGTCCGCGAACGGGCGGCCCGTTCGCCGGGAAAACCACGGCGGACGTGATCGCGCAGTCGGCGCGGATGGGCTGGATGCCGTCCTATCCGACCTTCGACCGCAACCCCCTGGACCTGGCCGACGAGGCCGAGGCCGCGGGCCGGCCGGTCGCCGAGCACGTCGTGGACGAACTGAAGGCGGGGCGGCTGCGGTTCGCGGGCGAGGACCCGGACGCCCCCGAGAACTTCCCCCGGGTGCTGACCATCTGGCGGGCCAATCTGCTGGGCTCCTCGGCCAAGGGCAACGAGTACTTCCTCAAGCACCTCCTCGGCGCCGACCACTCGGTGCGAGCGACCGAGGCGCCGCCGGACGCCCGTCCCCGAGACGTGGTGTGGCGGGAGGAGGCGCCCGAGGGCAAGCTGGACCTGCTGCTGACCCTGGACTTCCGCATGACCAGCACGACCGTCTTCTCCGACATCGTCCTGCCCGCCGCCACCTGGTACGAGAAGCACGACCTGTCCAGCACCGACATGCACCCCTTCGTGCACGCCTTCAATCCGGCCATCGCCCCACCGTGGCAGACCCGCACCGACTGGGACGCCTTCCACACCATCGCCAAGGAGTTCAGCCGCCAGGCCGCCGATCACCTGGGCGTCCGCAAGGATGTGGTCGCCGCCGCGCTGCAGCACGACACCCCCGACGAGATGGCCAACCCGCACGGCCGGGTGCTCGACTGGAAGGCGGGGGAGTGCGAGCCGGTCCCCGGCCGCACGATGCCGAAGCTGGTGACGGTGGAACGCGACTACGCGGCCGTCGCCGACAAGATGGCCGCCCTCGGCCCGCTGCTGGACACCCTGGGCGCCACCACCAAGGGCGTCACCTTCAAGGTCGACCGCGAGCTGGAGTACCTGCGGCACAAGAACGGCACCGTGCGCGGAGGCACGGCCGACGGGCGGCCCTCGATCGCCCGCGACACGCACGCCTGCGAGGCGATCCTCGCCCTGTCCGGCACCACCAACGGCCACCTCGCCACCCAGGGCTTCCGCACCCTCGAAGCCCGCACCGGCACACAGCTCGCGGACCTGGCCGCCGAACACGAGGGCAAGCAGATCACCTTCGCCGACACCCAGGCCGCCCCCGTGCCGGTCATCACCTCCCCGGAATGGTCCGGCTCCGAGACCGGAGGACGCCGCTACTCCCCGTTCACCATCAACGTCGAACGCCTCAAGCCCTGGCACACCCTCACCGGCCGCCAGCACTTCTACCTCGACCACGACTGGATGACCGCACTGGGCGAGCAACTACCCGTCTACCGGCCACCGTTGAACATGCACGCCCTGTTCGACGAGCCCCGCATCGGCGAGACGGGCGAGCTCGGCGTGACCGTGCGCTACCTGACCCCGCACAACAAGTGGTCCATCCACTCCGAGTACCAGGACAACCTCTTCATGCTCTCCCTGTCGCGGGGCGGCCCGACGATCTGGATGAGCACCCAGGACGCGGCCAAGGTCGGCGTGAAGGACAACGACTGGGTCGAGGCCGTCAACCGCAACGGCGTGGTCGCCGCCCGCGCCATCGTCTCGCACCGCATGCCCGAGGGCACCGTCTACATGCACCACGCCCAAGACCGCCTCATCGACGTGCCCCGCACCGAGACCACCGGCCGGCGCGGCGGCATCCACAACTCGCTGACCCGGCTGCTGATCAAACCCAGCCACCTCATCGGCGGCTACGCCCAGCTCTCCTACGCCTTCAACTACCTCGGCCCCACCGGCAACCAGCGCGACGAGGTCACCGTCATCCGCCGCCGCAGCAACCAGGAGGTGACGTACTGA